The Synechococcales cyanobacterium T60_A2020_003 genome includes a region encoding these proteins:
- the malQ gene encoding 4-alpha-glucanotransferase, translating to MHFPRSSGILLHPTSLPSRYGIGDLGAEAYEFVDFLAASGQQIWQILPLGPTGHGNSPYMSYSSMAGNPLLISPDRLKAEGLLTDEDLAHLPDFPADRVDYNAVISTKMPLLIRAADTFRQTASEDDQSAFQFFCDRHQFWLDDFALFMALKDAHSGQSWYQWERKDPPPPDPDDDSTAEDGKKQKKVLIESLLSDLALRKPEALAHWRSQLTDAIYHQKFFQFQFFQQWTDLKIYANERQIQIFGDMPIYVAHDSADVWANPHLFEIDPMTGEPTLMAGVPPDYFSATGQLWGNPIYNWKAMERENFRWWFYRLEALLEQMDIVRIDHFRGFEAYWQVPEGEETAINGTWEKAPGTELFDAIKAKIGHLPIVAEDLGVITPEVEELRDRFEFPGMKVLHFAFGSDSGNPYLPFNFVRNSVVYTGTHDNDTTVGWYQSLNDWERYNLFRYLGNIGEEGIHWEMIRLALSSIANQAIFPLQDVLGLGTEARMNRPGQGEGNWDWRYRREMLTSELSDRLRSLTEIYGRLPQPKPTE from the coding sequence ATGCACTTTCCTCGCTCCAGTGGAATTTTGCTTCACCCCACATCGCTGCCAAGTCGCTACGGTATTGGAGACTTGGGTGCAGAAGCTTATGAGTTCGTAGATTTTCTTGCCGCTAGTGGTCAGCAGATTTGGCAGATTTTGCCCCTCGGCCCGACTGGGCATGGGAATTCTCCCTACATGTCCTACTCATCAATGGCGGGCAATCCTCTCTTAATTAGTCCCGATCGCCTGAAGGCTGAGGGATTGCTAACCGATGAAGATTTGGCGCATTTACCCGATTTTCCTGCTGATCGCGTTGACTATAATGCCGTGATCAGCACCAAAATGCCCCTCTTGATTCGGGCGGCAGATACCTTTCGCCAAACCGCATCCGAAGATGATCAGTCAGCTTTTCAGTTCTTCTGCGATCGCCATCAGTTTTGGTTAGATGACTTTGCCCTGTTTATGGCGCTAAAAGATGCCCACAGCGGCCAAAGCTGGTACCAATGGGAGCGGAAAGATCCTCCCCCGCCCGATCCGGATGATGATTCCACAGCGGAAGACGGAAAAAAGCAGAAGAAGGTTCTAATCGAAAGCCTGCTCTCAGATCTTGCTCTGCGGAAGCCTGAAGCGTTGGCGCATTGGCGATCGCAGCTTACAGACGCTATCTATCACCAGAAGTTTTTTCAATTTCAGTTCTTCCAGCAATGGACAGATCTGAAAATCTACGCGAATGAACGGCAAATCCAAATTTTTGGCGATATGCCGATTTACGTTGCCCACGATAGTGCTGACGTTTGGGCGAATCCCCATCTCTTTGAGATCGATCCCATGACGGGAGAGCCCACGCTGATGGCAGGTGTACCACCGGATTACTTCAGTGCAACTGGGCAACTCTGGGGCAATCCCATCTACAACTGGAAAGCAATGGAGCGGGAAAATTTCCGGTGGTGGTTCTATCGTCTAGAAGCATTACTGGAACAAATGGACATTGTTCGCATTGACCATTTCCGTGGCTTTGAAGCCTATTGGCAAGTCCCCGAAGGCGAGGAGACAGCCATCAACGGAACCTGGGAAAAAGCTCCTGGAACGGAGCTATTTGACGCGATAAAAGCGAAAATCGGACATTTGCCCATTGTGGCCGAGGATTTGGGCGTGATTACGCCGGAAGTCGAAGAATTGCGCGATCGCTTTGAGTTTCCCGGCATGAAGGTTTTGCACTTTGCTTTTGGGTCTGACTCGGGTAATCCCTATCTTCCCTTTAACTTTGTTCGCAACAGCGTCGTTTACACCGGAACCCACGATAACGATACAACCGTTGGCTGGTACCAGTCCCTAAACGACTGGGAACGATATAATCTCTTCCGCTACCTGGGCAACATTGGCGAAGAAGGAATCCATTGGGAGATGATTCGCCTTGCCCTAAGCTCGATCGCTAATCAGGCGATTTTTCCCTTGCAAGATGTACTGGGTCTGGGAACGGAAGCTCGGATGAATCGTCCCGGTCAGGGAGAAGGCAATTGGGATTGGCGCTATCGCCGCGAAATGCTGACGTCTGAGCTGAGCGATCGCCTCCGGTCGTTAACGGAAATCTACGGACGGCTTCCCCAGCCGAAACCTACCGAGTAG